TCCCGCCGGAGATCTTCCACTACGGCCCCGATGGCAAGCCGCTTCAGGGGCTCTCGCCATTTCGGTTTTCGTCGAAATCCGGTGACGGCGACCAGACCCAACTGGTGCTCTCAGCCATCGGGCCGCAGGCGGTTGCAATGCTGCGCCGCGAGACCTGGAAGATCACTCACCTGCTCAGTGAATCGAAGGGGCACCCGCTGGCGGATCGCACCCACACGGGCTACTGCGAACTGCGCGTCGCTCCGCGACCGGAGACATTTTTGGTAAACCACATGATCGCCGAGCGCCACCAGCGCGAGCGCGGCGCGTCGTCGGACCCCGAGGTAATTCGACGCAAGATCCTAGCGGGACTCGAAGCGCAATGCGCCCTGCTCGGCCGCCCGCTGCCGGAGGGCGTCGAGGAGGCGATTTACGACATCCGCCCCAGCGAAAAGACCTTCGCGACCCCGATCGCGGGCGGCATGGTCGGGGTAGGACCGCACGAGATCGAGATGGATGCCGCCCTCGAGATCAAGGGGCCGTGGCATGTTGGGTCCCTCGCCGCCCGCGGCTTCGGGCGCATCCTGCAACCGCGCCGGGCACAGGACCGGAAGGTGGCGGCATGAGGGCCGTACCCAGCCCCTCACGGATGCTGGCCGAGGCCACCGGGCTCGAGCCTATCGGGGGCCCGGCGCCCGAGGCCTGTACCTGTCGTCTGTGTGGCGGAGCCGTGGCCGCCGGAGAACCGCGCTTCGAGCAGAAGTTCGGCGCGACATTCAACGATGGCCCCGCGACCCTGGACCGGGTCGGCAACTGGATCTGCGGCTGGTGCGGGCCCTTTCTTGAAGCCGCCCAGATGACGCAGATGCAGGGGGTATTGGTGCATCAAGCGGAGGGCGAACGCGGCCAGGCCTGGCGGGTGACTCGTAAGGCGCACATCCGCTGGGCGTTCGAACAGAACTTTGAGGGGCCGCTGGTCATCGCGCTCGCTACCCGGAAACGGGAACATCTGATCTGGCAGGCACCGGTCAGCCTGTCACCGGATGTCCTGCAACTGCGTGTTGGTCGCGACACCCTCCTGGTCCGACGCCCGGTGCTGGATCGCTACCGCGAGGCGGCCACGGATGAGCGCCTGGAATCACTGTTTCCGAGAACGGCCGCGGACAAGCGGCTCTACCGACTGGGGCAGCAGCTCGAACAGGCATCGATGGGCGGATTCGATGGCCCGCGCGCGTGGTACGCCGATCTTCCCGAGGACCTGGTGCGCGCCTATGAGGCCCTGGGCCCCGGCGAGCTGTGGTTCGCCCAATACGTCCTGACCCAGGCGCTGGACGAACCGCCCCGGTTCAAGTTCGACCGCCTGAACCCACCGAAAGACTGAAAGCCACTGAAGAAGGAACTTGAGATGATTCGACTCGAAGGAACGCTGTACACAACCAGCCCGCTGCACATCACCGATGCCAGTCAGGATCGGCGCATCGAGAGCGGGAATTCCACGATGCCAGTCACCGGCACGCAAACACTGACGGTCGTGAGCCGCGACCCGGATTCCGGGGAGACCCATACCCGCCGGGTCCCGGTCATCCCGAGCAACTCGATCCGGGGGCGTATCCGCCGCGCCGGCGCGGATGTCCTGATGGAAGCGCTGAAGGCCAAGGGCGAGAATCTGACTCTGCCAGCCTATCACACGGTCTGCGCCGGGACCGCCGACGGGCGGCCGGACAAGGGCAGCTCCGTCAGTCTGAGCGCGCTGCACCAGCGCCGGGAGCACCCGTTCATCGGCCTGTTCGGGGGCGGCCCCGAAATGGTCGAGTCCCGCTTTCTCACCGATACCGCCTGGGCCCTGGTGCCCGAGACGGTCGCAAGCATCGATGTGCCGGCCGCCTGCGAGGATGCCGTGGTGGATCCGATGGGGCGGGAAAAGCGCCTGCCACTGACGCAGGTGATCTACTTCCGCCGTATGGACGACATCCTCCAGTTCTCCGATCCGAAAGCCGCCGAGCGGATCGAGGACTACGAGACGGCCGCTCAGGAATGGCTCGATAATCAGCGCACCCGTAGCAACGGCGATGAGGAGCGCGGGGATCGCGTGCAGGGATGGAATGCCACGGAGATCGTGCTGGCGGGCATGCCGTTCTCTTTTCGGATCGGGACCACCACCAGCAGCAGCGAAGTGCAGGATGGGCTTTTGCTGGCGGCGCTGGAACGCTTCGTCGAGCGCTTCCCGAACCTGGGCGGCTGGAAGGTGAAGGGGTTCGGTCGTTACGACCTGTCCTCGATCCGCATGTCCTGTGACGGTGAGGACGCGGGCCTGGTGTTCACCCGCGACGGCGGGCAGCTCCGACTCAACCGCGACAACCCGGCAGTGGCCGAGCGTCTGGACGCCTGGGCGTCCTACGCGAACTCGGATGCACTGACGGCGGCTGAGATCCAGGAATGGGCGAAGGCCGCGTGATGGCGTCGGAAACGATGGAGCCCCTGCGCATTACCGGGCGGATGCACGGGCTGATGATCGAGCCCGAGCGACCGATCGCACTCGACGGGATTCTGGCCTGGGCCATAGTCGAGCGCGCCCGCATGGAGGGAGCGGAGGATCCGCTGGAGGCGCAGGAGTCGTTGCCGCTGGCGTTCGATGCGGACCGGAGCGTCTGGAAGGCCAGTTGGATCTTCCGGCGCTACGAAAGCCCACTCCAGACCCGCCAGCAGACGAAGAAAACCGACGTGCCTGCCCTGCTCGACGGGCGCAACGCCGGACACTGGGAAGGGCGTGTGGATGCGATTGCCACGGGTACCGGCATGTACAAGGGGGCCGTCCTGGACCGGACCTACCGGCAGATCAGTGAGGTTTCGGCCTGGTGCATCGGGAACCGCGAGCGTATCGAGGAGCTTCTGGGGATGGTTAATGGCCTGGGATCTCTGCGGCGGCAGGGCTTCGGGCGAATCTCGGGGTGGGCCGTGGAGTCTGATCCAGAAGCTGAAAACCAGTGGAGCCAGCGTGCCCTGCCGAACAACCCCGGCGGGTTCCTGCGTTCGACCGGGGCCCTGTCTCCGCCCTACTGGCGACAGGATCGGGTTCAACCCATCTGGACACCAATGACGGATCAGCTCTGAAGTAGGTAAGTCCGCCGATGCCTTGCGAGCGCTCCGGTGGTGGTCTTAACCCCGGGGAGCGCTCGCGGGCGTTGCCGTGCGGGTTTCCGGGGCATCGAGGGAAAATCGATGGAACTCCTGGGCAACAGGGAGCGGACCACTCGCAAAACGGGCCTTCAGGCCTTGTCGGGGCGGGCTTGTGGAGCGGTCTGTGGAAAGCACGTCCCTGTGGGGGCGTGGTTGGAACCGGGGATGCGGCCGCGACCGCCGAGCTTCGGAGATGGTGGAAAGCACGTCCCTGTGGGGGCGTGGTTGGAACGCAAGCCGTCCTGGAGGAGGTTCGAGCAGTAGGGCCGGTGGAAAGCACGTCCCTGTGGGGGCGTGGTTGGAACCAAATCGGACGGGAGATCACTCATCTCCGTCTTGTCGTGGAAAGCACGTCCCTGTGGGGGCGTGGTTGGAACAGCGCCTACACCCGATTCTGGACACCGCGCTCGACGTGGAAAGCACGTCCCTGTGGGGGCGTGGTTGGAACCTGGAGGGCGGCGATGAACGAGCCACGGACCCGGCGGTGGGAAGCACGTCCCTGTGGGGGCGTGGTTGGAACCACCGGATAGATCGCCGGGCCGCGCCCGGTCAGGCCTCGTGGAAAGCACGCCCCTGTGGGGGACGTGGTTGGAACCGTGTGATTGTGTATTGGCGAGCCCCGATCCGGGACTCGTGGAAAGCACGCCCCAGAGGGGGGTGTGGTTGCAATATGCACGGCCTGGGTCCGATGGAACAGGCAAGACCCTGGAAATCACCGGCTCTCAGAAGTTGGTGTCTGTAACGCAGCGGGCTGAACGAGGTCGTGGAAGACAGTTAGGATGGTAATCACGCTCGAGAGGGTATGGTTGCAGCGAACAAGGGACCGCCATCATTATCAGTGCTGACCCTCCGACCATTGGAATTCACGCCTGAATGTGGGCGTGGCAAGGATGCCGAAAAGTAAAGAAGGGAGGCGGTTATGTCGAGCGAGGAAACGCGAGAGAAGCAGCGAAAGGAAAACGAATCGAAGGGCGATCCGGCCGCTTCCCTGATGGCAAAGCAGATGCAGAGGATTGGGCGGGAGGATGAAGACCCCGACCTAGAAACAGCCTAACGGAAGCTCGAATCGATGTCTCGAGGGAACCCGGACGGGAAAGATGGGCCCGAAGGCGACTTAACGGGTAAGGACCCGGCCTGAAATCGGACCCAGACGATACTTCGCGATCGTGCCGTCGACGATAGCCTCGGCCACCCGAATGGCGTCCTCGGGGGCAACATCGAACCGCTCCCGGGGGTGAACGATTCGGCCGGTGCCGCTGCCCAGTTGCGTCAGGGTCGACTTTGGGAAGCCGTAGAGTTCGGGGAAGTGATAAATGAACGCCTCATCCGGCCCGGTAACGGCCTCTTCGAGACCGCCCATGATCTTGGCTTGTTGACTGCCATTAGAGTCCCTTCTGCTATTCAAGCATTGAGGCGAAATCCATCAGGAGCCCAGCCACTCGTCAAACGATTTGACCGGCCAGCCAAGCTGCTCCGCAGAGGCACGATAGATCTCGTATTCTTCGCGCTGATCGCCCCGGTGGCGTGTTTGCCAGCCCTCTCGGGGACGCATAAGCGGGTCACTTTGCTGGTTCAATCTCGATCTCCATTTGACGGTTCAAGGAAAGCCTAGCCCGGACACCGCATCCCGTCGATTTCTCGAGCACGGACTCCAGCGCCCGGCCCTATTCCGACTCGGCAGCCTCCTGAAGCGCCTCCATGACGATCTCCCGGCTGCCGGACACCCCGGCCCCGGCATCCCCGACCGGCTCGACCTCGCGCCAGGTCAGCCCCATCTCGTCCGCGAAGCCAGAAGGGGTAAAGAAGTCCTCGTCGTAGCCCCAGTGGATCCGATCGGCATGATGCACCACCAGCCGCTCCCGCGCCCGGGTCGCGGCGACGTAGGACAGCCGCCGTTCTTCCTCGACGTTCTGCGCCGCTTCGTCCTCGTCTTCGTCGAACATGGGAGGCTTGTCGCTGCTGCGCCGCATCGGCATCAGCCCGTCCGACATGCCGGCGATATGCACCGTGTGGTACTCGAGGCCCTTCACCCGGAAGACCGTCGCGACCGTCACTGCGTCCTGCTCGGCTTCCTCATCCGGCGCGGCCAGGGCCAACTCCTGCACGATTTCCCACTGCTCGGACCGGCTGTACTCGGCGTCCGCCTTCCCCTGGTCGCTCGTGCCGAACCGTCCCTGGATGGCCTCCTCGATCGACATGATCGTAGTCAGGCGGCGCTCGTACATTGTCTTAGGCTTGTCGGCCGTCTTCGACAGTTCCTTGAGCGTGTCCTGAAAGCCGCCCATCTCCGGGTCCAGCGCCCACTCCGCCAGATACAGCGGCGGCCACTGGGCGAGTCCGTCGATCATCTGGGACAGACGCTCGGCCGCGGCAAAGGCCGGCTTGCTCAGTTTGACGTGTTGGCGGCACTCAAGGATCGGGAGGTCATGGATCACCGAGTACCCGATCATGTCGTTCAGAGAACGCTCCCCGAGGCCCTTGACCAGTTGCGCGAGCTTGGTCGCCGCCATCGAATCCTGCGGGTTCTGCACCAACCGTACCGCGCCCATCAGAAGCTGCGCCTCCGGGGTCTGGAAAACATCGATCCCCTGGGCGATGTGATACGGGATGCCGCGCGCGATCAAGGCCGGTTCCAGCACCCGAGCGATCTTGTTCACCCGGTACAGGATCGCGATGCGCTTGGGCGAGATTCCGGAATCGATGGCCTCACGGATGTCCTGCGCGATCGCATTCGCCATCGCAACGCCGTCCGGGTGCTGCTGCCCGTCCGGGGGGTCGCCATCCGCCCGACCTTCGGCGTAGGGGCTTTTCTCGATCCGGGTCTGGTTGCAGGCAATGTGCCGCGCCGCGGCCGAGACGATGCTGGGTGTGGAGCGGTAGTTGCGCTCCAGACGGACGATCGCGGCCTCCGTCTCGTCACGGAAAGTGCGAAGGTTGCTCGGAGCCGCCCCGCGCCACTCGTAGATACACTGGTCATCATCACCGACCATAATTACGTTGTTGTGCGAGGAGAACAGCCGAAGCATCGCGTACTGGATGCGGTTGGTGTCCTGGGCCTCGTCCACGGCGATGTGCGTGAAGCGCTCTTCCAGCTTGGCGGCCCACTCCGGATAGGCGGAAAGGCCTGCCGCTGGCAACGCCACCAGATCCCCGAAGTCCACGGTGTTCGCCATGCGCTTGTTTTCTTCGTACCGGCGCAGGATGTCGTTGAGTCGCCCCCAGTGAGCGCGACGAATGCCCTGCGCGGTCAACAGGGCCATGATCCGCTGGCGGCGCTCGGGGTTCTCGTCCCCGGTTCGGGCGTACTGGTCGCCGAGGATGATGCCCTCATTCGACAGCACATCATGGACCGTCATCAGCTTCTTGACCGGCACGTCCTCGCGGAACGCGTCGTCCGCCAGATCCTTATGCAGACGCCGCAGTTCCTTTTTCTGGTCGTTGGCGTCCATCAGACTTACGCCCGACTTGCGCTGGCAGCGCGTGGGGTTCGACTGAAGCAGCTTCCAACCGAAGGAGTGGAAATTCTCGATGGTAGGTAGGGCCTTGCGGTCCTGGGTGTCCAGCCGGTCCCGCAGGCGGGCGTACATCTCCCGCGCCGCCTTGCGCGAGAAAGTCAGCATCAGGAGGTTTTCGGGGTGGTGGCCGCTTTCCAGCATGCGCGCGGTGCGCTCGGTCAGAGTCGCGGTCTTGCCCGCCCCTGCCCCGGCCAAAATCAGTGCAGGCCCCTCCACGATCTGCGCGGCGGTCTCCTGCTGGGGGTCGAGTACGACATCATCCATGATTGGTTGCCTCCCGGTCCTTCGGGCAGTGATGAACGACGGACAGGATACGCGCCTGCCCGCCGTCTTGCCGAAACTCGGGCACTACCGGATGCCCAGGAAGGACATCAGCGGGTGTTGGTCCAGTGATCGCATGGCCTCGTACCCCGGGCCGATCGGTTCATCGCCGTAGGACATATCCCCAGCCGCGAGGATGTCGGTGCCGTCATTGAAAGAACGCGTCATGGTATCCGGGGCCATCCGGGCGCTGTGCCAAAGATCGGCAACCCGATCCAGCTCGTCACGGATGTCCTGGTCGGTTGGCTCGGACGCCTGCCGGAACAGATCCGGGATCAGGCCAGCGAAAGAACCCTCACACTCGGAGGCGTCCTCCACCAGGTTGTGCCACTCGTCAGGGAAATCATCCTCCGTCAGCTCCGACTCCGGGTTCTGCTCAAACTCCAGCACATTGGTGCGGACACGCTCGACCGCCTGACGCATGGCTTCCAGTTCGTAGGTATTAAACGAGGCCACCTCACGTAGGCGCTGCGGGCCGACGAGGATGTATCCGATCATGTTTGCGCTCATGGTGTTGTTCCTTCCGGCTTCGGGCCGGTTCCGTTGATTGAGGGTACAGCGTAGCGGATCGGGCGGATCTGTCGATTTTCGGGGGCAAGATCACCCCCGCCGGGCGACCCATCCATCCAGTGGCTCGGCATCGGACGACTCCAGCGTGTCCAAGGCTTGCTGCGCCAGTGCCGGGTCCTCATAGCAGTAGCGATGGGTGTACCCGCCCTCCTGAACCCCAACGCACAACCCCACCGTGTACAGCAGAGGGACCAGCCCCGCATAGCTGCCATCCGGGAGCGCCCGCACCCGCAGGTACCCGGCCTCCTCCACCAGCCAGTTCTCGAAGGACTCAGGCCGCGGCATGCGAGACCTCCTGACCGGCCTGCTTGAAAAGCGGGTCTTCCATGGCGGCTCGATAGTCCGCAAGCACGCGCTCCGGTGCATCATTCAGGTAGTCGCGGACCATGAACTTCAGCGCATACTCGAGGCGATCCTGGCGGTAGGTGGCCACCGACTGGTGCAGCGCGTGCGACTCTTCCTCGCTGCACCAATGCGGTCGCGTGCGTGAACGTAGGCGCCAATGCCGATCGCTCTCGGACCGCCAGAACCGCGTGATACCCCGGCGGGCGGGGATCAGCATGGCGTCTTCCTGTGCCATTGCCCCGACCGCGAGGGTATCCGCCGCATCAAGCATGAAGTCGAGAAAGTCCGTGGGCCATTCCAGCACCCCAAACAGGAGGTGGGCCTGAATCGCGCTGACGCGCAACTCGCGGCGAAGGCCGCGCGTGGTTTTGGGCTGTGCGATGGGGCGCCCCATAATCTCCACTTCCGGGAACCGCATACCGAAGGCGAAGACCCCGCACCGATCCATTTCACCCCGACGATAGAAATCGATGACGTGGGCGATCTCGTGCGTGATCGCATACAGGCTGGAGTCAAAGCCATAGCTGCCCACGAGGCGGCCATCGCCGATGTAGGTGCTGCGATCAGAGAGGCGCAAGTTTCGGTGCGAAAGCGGCGACTCGCTCAGGTAGTCAGCCAGTTGCGGCAGCGACGGGAAATCGTACGATTTGAGGTCCATGACAGGGCTCCTGTTCGGCTTCGGGCCGGTTCCGTAGGGAGTGCCCATCGTAGCGCGATCCGCGCATTCGTCGAGTTTCACACCCTCAAGCCGAGCGCCGCGCCCTCGCCAGAAAACGGTTCACTCGGGCCATCACCTCCGGCCGGGCCAGATCGAAAATCGGGATGCCGTAGTCTGTGGCAATCCGCAGCGCCTGGCCGGTACCACCCTTCCCGGTCCCGCCGGGCGTCCAGCACAGCACGAACGCCACCGGCTCCCCGCCGCCCATGCCCAGGACCTGCATGGCATTGCGCGCCATCAGCCGCCGGGCACGGGCGGTCAGGCGATTCGGCGCCGGGTGGTAGCGCTCTACGGAATCAAAGGCCCATGTCGGGATCGAACTCTCTGCGTAGAAGATCTCCTTCCGGCCACCGTCCAGATCCGCTCCGCCTTCAAAGGCGCTGTCCGCACCCACCGCGCCGCCAGAGCGCAGGATGTACCCACGCCCCGCCAGCGCCTGGGCCGCCTCCCGCATCACGGACAGAACCTCGGTCGGCGTTGCGCGCGATCCGATCCCGGCGTAATAGCGCGCACGAGTCATGCCGGCCACCGGGTTACGCCGCCACCGTCTGGAAGCTCTGGGGCGAACTCCCTACCAGCGCCTCAATCCGCGCCCCCTCCTGGGCACTCGGCTCAAAGTTCCCGAAGAACTCCACGAACTCGCAGGATTCCGCGACCGAGAATACCGAGCTATCCCCCTCGATCATCAGGATGTAGCCGGCCCGCCCCGGAACGGCGTGCGCGAAGGCACGGGCGTCCTCCAGTGAGGGAAAGAGCTTCACGTTGGTCGTGCGACCGGGGCTTGTGTCCGAATAGTTCACGAACCACATGGTGTCGGACGCGGCGGTGGGGGATGTGTTGTTCATCGGTCTTTCTCCTCCGGCTTCGGGCCGGGCATCCGCCGCCCGTGGAAGACGCGGGCGGTTCGTCTTGTTGCAGGGCCAGGTTATCGAAAAGCGCGGCCCAGTCGAAGTTTTGGATTACCCCGGCGCCCCGAAGGCTCAGGAAGTACCCTCGGGGTCATTTTCATCCAGCCAGCCCTGCACCTTATCCTCGAGGTCTTCCTCAACCTGTGTCGTCGCTAACAACTCTCCGGTGGTAAGGCGTTCAAGGTAGCCACGCACCAGGTCCCGAGCAAAACTGTCGTCATCCTGAAGCAGCATGTCACGCAGCGAATTCACTTCGTCTTCGAGGCGCTCTTCCAGCGCCTTCGCGCGGATGTCCTGCCCCGTCGTAGCCATCACCTCGGCAACCTCATAGCGGTCGGTGACTTCCCATGCCTGCGCCGCAACGACGGTAGAGGTATCGGAGAATGGCTCCCGCACGGCGGCATCGACGGCATCGGCATATTCAGGGCGCAGCACGAGGGCATTCGCCTCATCCGCGCTGGCCGCGAACACATGAACAGTGCCTTGGAGGCAGCCCCCCTTGCGCATCGGAACAGCGTACAGGGTGTCGGTTTCATTGGAAGGTTGATTGAGCAGCATTGTATTTCTCCTCCGGCTTCGGGCCGGCTCCGTTGACTGGAATTCCAGTCTACCGAGGCCGGGGCATCTATCGATTTTCCAGCCCGATCAGCCAAACCCCGGGAGCGCAAACTGCGCATCCCCCAGCCGCCAGCCTTCCCGCTCCTGACGAGCCCGCTCGGACGCCTGCCGAGCCTGAGCCGCCCGAGCCTCAGCGTTGCGGTACGACAGCGCCATTCCGAACCCCAGCAGGAACCGCAGCGCGTTGGCCTCCGGCTCCGCCAGAACCCGCGCCAGATCCGCCTGAACAGAGGCCTCGATGCGCAGGAACAGCGGGGCCAGATGCGCGGCATTATCCCCATCCAGCGCCAACCGACGCCATTCCTTCCAGTCGCGAGAGAACCGGGACAGGGCCGAGAAGACCGCCTCTCCGTCCACATGGGTCAGGCCCTCGTCCACGGCCGATTCCAGTGCCAGCATCCGTGCCCGCAGCCGGGGCAGCTCGCGCTTCATGCGCTGGCGGGCCAGGCGAATGCGCCCGGCGGATTCCCCGAGACCACTGCGGCGGGCATAGCGAGCATCCATCCGTGCCTCGATCGCCCGCTCCACATCGGCCTGCTGATCCGCATCTTCCATCTGCCGATCCCGCAGCGCCGTATGCGCCGCGTCGTCGAGGCAACGACCGAGGATCGCGTCCGGCGCGGCCTGTCCATGCAGACCCGCACGCTCCCAGCGTTGGCCTCGCTCCACCATGGAGGCGACCTGGGCCGCCCGCCCGGAGGCGACGTTCACCACGCCCAGACGCAGGTAGCGAAGCGCCGCCTCCGTGCGACTGGTTCGGGCCGCGCCCGTATGCCAGTCGCGGTTCAGGCGCAGGCAGGCGTCCCATTCGTGCTCGAGGAACAGCGTCATGCCCTCCGCATCGAAGCCGAAGGCCTCCCCCTCATTGATCGACGCGACAGCTTCGGTCGCCTCCCTGTGCTCGCGGGTCACGACCCGGCCATCCGGTCGCACATCCTCGCCCCGCACCGGACGGATGGAGTACAGGGCGCAACCGGACTCATCAGCCGCCTCCGCGACGGCCCCGTGGATGCCGGTAATTGCAGGGGCCGGGAGTGGCGGGTGCCAGGCCTTAGCCGGAGCGGGCTGCTGGGGCGTCTCCGGGGTGTAGCCAGGCGCGAACACCCGATGCCCTTCCTCGACTACCTCCTGCCACACGCGCAGTGCCTCGTGGGGCGCGTGCAGGGCGTCGACCGACCAGAGGAAATCGATTGCCAGCAGAACCTCGGGGGTGATGATGCGGAACTGCGGCCGCTGCATCGTCTCGATATACCGCTGCACCTTCCGTTCGACCCGCTCGGGGTCGGCGGCCTCGGCGCGCAGACTGCGCACGCCGGGGTCGTTCTCTACCTCCCCTGTTTCAACGGAACGCCGGAACGCCGCGGCGCGCTCGGCTTCCGCGCAGTCCAGCGAGATCAGCACGGCCAGCAGCCAGCGGGCGGTATCGGCCGAGTAGTCGCCGGGGATGATCGGGATGTGCCCGGTCACCGGGTCGGCCTTGCGCCCGATCCAGCGGCGCTTCGAGAAATCGTGCTGGGTGGCGACCAGCCAGTTGCGCAGGTCGTTCAAGCCTTGCATGTAGGCGTACTGAGGCTGCGCCAGCAGGGTTTCCATGCTCTTGTCCGAGGATCCGGACACGGTGCAGGCCCAGCAGCCGTGACGGGCGCCACAGGCCGCCGCCGGGGTCGAGCTGGCGACGGCGTTCACGATCACACACTCCCCGGCCGAGTCCCGGTACAGCTCGATGGTATCCGTGAAGTCCGGGGCGAACCCCGGATACGCGTGATCGCGCCCGGCATCCGCCAGGTAGGCCCACACGTCGTCGGTGGACCAGTCGGCCAGCGGCGCGAAGCTGCGGGCCGTCACCGTGCCGGTATCCGGGTCGCGGGTCTCGTTGACGTGGGCACCTTCCCCGCGCCGGGTCATGCGGATCGCGCGTCCAGCCGATTCGTCCATGCGCGTCCCCAGCACCACCACCGGCATCCGGTCATGGCCTTCGGCCTCCAGCACCCCTTGGGCGACCTTCAGGGTGCGTTCCGCCGGACTGCGCTTGTACTCGACCGAGCAGCGCCGGTGAGCACGGTTCGCGAACGTGGGCAGACGACGCCCGGAGACGACATGCACGGGCCATTGCGACAGCAGCGAGGGCTTGGATACCTTCACACGGACATCGAGGCCGTGGGCCGCTGCGAACGTCTCGACATGCTCGATCATCCGGTCGGCATACACGCGCACGGCCGGATTCTCGACGGTGGTATCCGTGTGCAGAACGAGGATCGGCGGTACGTCCCCGCCCGCCTGACGATGCGCAATGGCCGCCTCGAGCCCGAGGTTCAGGCTGGCGGTCGAGTCCTTGCCAAACGACGTGGCGAACGCCAAGACCTCGTTCTTCGCGAACAGGTCGCGGAACTGGTCCAGAGCGTGCGCACGCAGGGCGGAAGTATCCATGGGAATCGACATAATGAAGCTTCTTGCCGGCTTCGGGCCGGTATCCGCCACTCGTACAAGCGCGAGTGGGCCGCCTTCATGCTGGACTCAAGACTACCGAATCGCCACCGAGCGTCGATTTATCCGTTCAGCACTATCAAAGCCAACTGACCCTTGCGGGTTTCATCTGTAACGCAGTGGTTGTTAGATGTAACGCAGAACGCTACACTATGGGTAGCAACTGGAGGGATAAAGCGATGCACGCACGCAGCTACGAACGTCCGCAGGAAGACCGCAAGGCCCTGGCTAAGATGGTCACGCAGGCGTTCAAGAACTGGGACCTTGAGAACGAAGAGTCTCTGGCCATGCTGGGGCTGTCCGAAGGCAGCCGCGGGTCGCTCTCGCGCTATCGCAATGGCGAACCCCTGAACCAGAACCGCGACATGATGGAGCGGGCCGGTCACATCCTGGCCATCCACAAGAACCTGCGCCTGATGTTCCCACACGACCGGGAGCGGGCCTACCAGTGGATGCGGACCCGCAACCGCGCCTTCAACAACCTGACGCCGGCTGAAGTCGTTTCGCAGTACGGGTTCCAGGGACTGTTGATGGTGAGGGCCTACCTGGATCGAGCGCGCGGGCACTGATGAACTCCATCCTGGAGGGCGCATGCCTGGTCGATTGGGACCAGGCGCTCATGCGCAACATCGTGTCGCTGGAGGTCTCCGAGGATCTGTTTGACGATCTCTCCGGCGACCCGGCGGACCAGGAAGCGGCGATCGCACACGAGATGGCGATCAAGCCCCCGTTCTACTCCGACCGGCCGGCTATCATCCACCGGCCATTCGAGGAGTCGGAGTGGTTCGCGAGTATCGACTACCCGTTCCACCATTGGGCCCGCACGCGCTACTCGGATGGCGCCTTCGGTGTCTGGTACGGAGCGCCGAATGCATCCACGACGGTCTACGAAACGGT
This genomic window from Thioalkalivibrio sp. K90mix contains:
- a CDS encoding phosphoadenosine phosphosulfate reductase family protein; the encoded protein is MSIPMDTSALRAHALDQFRDLFAKNEVLAFATSFGKDSTASLNLGLEAAIAHRQAGGDVPPILVLHTDTTVENPAVRVYADRMIEHVETFAAAHGLDVRVKVSKPSLLSQWPVHVVSGRRLPTFANRAHRRCSVEYKRSPAERTLKVAQGVLEAEGHDRMPVVVLGTRMDESAGRAIRMTRRGEGAHVNETRDPDTGTVTARSFAPLADWSTDDVWAYLADAGRDHAYPGFAPDFTDTIELYRDSAGECVIVNAVASSTPAAACGARHGCWACTVSGSSDKSMETLLAQPQYAYMQGLNDLRNWLVATQHDFSKRRWIGRKADPVTGHIPIIPGDYSADTARWLLAVLISLDCAEAERAAAFRRSVETGEVENDPGVRSLRAEAADPERVERKVQRYIETMQRPQFRIITPEVLLAIDFLWSVDALHAPHEALRVWQEVVEEGHRVFAPGYTPETPQQPAPAKAWHPPLPAPAITGIHGAVAEAADESGCALYSIRPVRGEDVRPDGRVVTREHREATEAVASINEGEAFGFDAEGMTLFLEHEWDACLRLNRDWHTGAARTSRTEAALRYLRLGVVNVASGRAAQVASMVERGQRWERAGLHGQAAPDAILGRCLDDAAHTALRDRQMEDADQQADVERAIEARMDARYARRSGLGESAGRIRLARQRMKRELPRLRARMLALESAVDEGLTHVDGEAVFSALSRFSRDWKEWRRLALDGDNAAHLAPLFLRIEASVQADLARVLAEPEANALRFLLGFGMALSYRNAEARAAQARQASERARQEREGWRLGDAQFALPGFG
- a CDS encoding MbcA/ParS/Xre antitoxin family protein, producing MHARSYERPQEDRKALAKMVTQAFKNWDLENEESLAMLGLSEGSRGSLSRYRNGEPLNQNRDMMERAGHILAIHKNLRLMFPHDRERAYQWMRTRNRAFNNLTPAEVVSQYGFQGLLMVRAYLDRARGH